From the genome of Deltaproteobacteria bacterium:
TCCCCCTGTCATAAAGAACGATACGCAGATAAGGGCTCTTTTGCATAATTATTTTTTCTGCCGAGATTTCAAGTATCTTGTTTTTATCCCATCCCGAATATTTCCGGTTGAGGGCATATCTCGCATTACTGATCAAATTTAACAGAACCTGCTGAAGCTGTCCTGCATTGACAACCATCTCGGGCAAATGGGAGGGGATATTCATTTTTATGTTAATCCCTTCTTTTTCCATCTGGGCCCTGGTCAAAGTCAGGCTGTTAGTAATAATATCATCAATTTTTATGGTTTTCCTTTCTTCATCATTTTTTCGGGCAAAGGAAAGCAGTTCGCTCACTATAAGGGTTATCCTCTTTCCCTCGCTGATGATCCAATCATAAATATCACGGTCCTTATCATCAGGGGGATTTTCATCGACAAGCAGCTGGGCGAGATTGATAATGCCGTTTATGGGATTATTAATCTCATGGGCAACACCTGCCGCCAGCGTGCCGACAGAGGCAAGCTGACCGGCCCGCATCACCTCTTCCCTTAGTCTCACTTTTTCTGTAATGTCACTGGCCACTTCGATAACCTTACTTACCCTGTTATCAGCATCGGCAACAGGAAAACTTCTGACATCCCACACTTTGCCGTCATCTGTCGCTATACGGCTTTCCTCAGGCATTCCCGATTCAAAGCTTTTCAAGGGAGGACATTCTTTGCAGGGTTCTGATGAGGAGCACCAGATATTATAGCATTTTAGCGCATTTTCTCCGGCTCCCGACTTATTTGACCATATAACTTCCCGATTGGGCGACAAAAGCACCAGACTATCTGTTATGGCATGAAGAATAGCCTGGAACTGCTGCCACAACTCCCTGTATTTACGCTCTTCATTACCCAGCTTCTCTTCCGTTTCCCTCCGTTCGGCAACCTCTCTGGCAAGAAGATCACGGGAAATCGTCCTTTCCCGCAGGTTAAGAGCCATCCTGTTAAAAGAGCCGGCCAGCAAACCTATTTCATCCCTTGAAGAGACTTCCAGTTTTACATCAAAGTCACCCTGCCCTATTCGTCTTGCCAGCTTTTCCATTCTCATAACAGGCGAGGCAAACTTCCTGCCAAAAAACATGGATAAAAAAGCCATTATCACCATTGTCAAAAGCCCGATAAAAAGGGTGCCGCGCAAGCGTTCATAAAGCGGGGAAAGGGCTTCATCAAGGTCCTGTGATAGTAAAGCATACCATATTTCCCCTCTGCGCCCCTGATGACTTACAAAACCATACTCACCGGCGCCAAAAGTAATTGAGATCGGAACGTAAGCCATCATACGGGGGGTTTTTCCACCTTCTATAATAACTGAACCTTCCTCCCTCTTTTTCATTGCTTGCGCGAGTTGAGGAAGCGCCTCACCGGGAGAATTCAACATTTCCCTTTCAAAAACAGCGCTGCCGTCAGACTTGACAATGCTCAATTGTCCCGTTTTTCCAAGCCTGGCTCCATCTACCGTCTCTTCCAGGTCACTGTTTATATTAACATTGCACTTTAATATGCCTATAATTTCGTTATTTTTTTCGACAGGCAAGGCAACACCGATAACATATCCCCCGTCAGTCTTATCGACCCCCATATCATCAAAAAACAAGCGCCCTTTCCCTTCAGCATAGGCGGACTGCCACCAGTATTCCCCGGAGAAAGAACGTGTCGGCAGCTTCCCTGAAGCGGCAACAATCAGGCCATGACCGTTGGTAAGATAAATTGCCTTAATCACAGCGGGGCGTCTTGCTGCGAGTTCTTTTAAAAAATCGGCTGCGCCATTGCTT
Proteins encoded in this window:
- a CDS encoding ATP-binding protein, which gives rise to MKLQFKIAFMIFGLGSLFLVSLTFLFHIYNRSQYINDLHHNIRELARERSVHVDIQLREKAAITTSIAGAPVIIDALEKSNATFTGMPNDGHGLPEEDSHADFEYYTSNGAADFLKELAARRPAVIKAIYLTNGHGLIVAASGKLPTRSFSGEYWWQSAYAEGKGRLFFDDMGVDKTDGGYVIGVALPVEKNNEIIGILKCNVNINSDLEETVDGARLGKTGQLSIVKSDGSAVFEREMLNSPGEALPQLAQAMKKREEGSVIIEGGKTPRMMAYVPISITFGAGEYGFVSHQGRRGEIWYALLSQDLDEALSPLYERLRGTLFIGLLTMVIMAFLSMFFGRKFASPVMRMEKLARRIGQGDFDVKLEVSSRDEIGLLAGSFNRMALNLRERTISRDLLAREVAERRETEEKLGNEERKYRELWQQFQAILHAITDSLVLLSPNREVIWSNKSGAGENALKCYNIWCSSSEPCKECPPLKSFESGMPEESRIATDDGKVWDVRSFPVADADNRVSKVIEVASDITEKVRLREEVMRAGQLASVGTLAAGVAHEINNPINGIINLAQLLVDENPPDDKDRDIYDWIISEGKRITLIVSELLSFARKNDEERKTIKIDDIITNSLTLTRAQMEKEGINIKMNIPSHLPEMVVNAGQLQQVLLNLISNARYALNRKYSGWDKNKILEISAEKIIMQKSPYLRIVLYDRGTGIPDNLMGKVVNPFFTTKPEEEGTGLGLSISDGIINDHGGNIFFDSREGEYTRVTVDLPIKETLEP